The following are encoded together in the Paludisphaera mucosa genome:
- the frr gene encoding ribosome recycling factor: protein MSIEEIVLEAEDRMEKSVTLLTDQLRGIRTGRANVGLVESVRVEYYGSFTPLKQLANLSTPEPQQILIRPFDPSVVGDIVKAIQTSDLGLTPNSDGKAVRLNIPPLSVENRKKLVGRVKDLAEEARVSIRNIRRDANKQADVEQTDKILTEDDVASCKDEIQGLTKKFEGKVNDLAERKSGEIMEF, encoded by the coding sequence ATGAGCATCGAAGAAATCGTCCTGGAAGCCGAAGATCGGATGGAGAAGAGCGTCACCCTCCTGACCGACCAGCTCCGCGGCATCCGCACCGGCCGGGCCAACGTCGGCCTCGTCGAGTCGGTCCGCGTCGAGTACTACGGCTCCTTCACGCCGCTCAAGCAGCTCGCCAACCTGAGCACGCCCGAGCCCCAGCAGATCCTGATCCGCCCCTTCGACCCGTCCGTCGTCGGCGACATCGTCAAGGCCATCCAGACCAGCGACCTGGGCCTGACCCCCAACTCCGACGGCAAGGCCGTCCGCCTGAACATCCCGCCGCTCTCGGTCGAGAACCGCAAGAAGCTCGTCGGCCGCGTGAAGGACCTGGCCGAGGAGGCCCGCGTCTCCATCCGCAACATCCGCCGCGACGCCAACAAGCAGGCCGACGTGGAGCAGACCGACAAGATCCTCACCGAGGACGACGTCGCCTCGTGCAAGGACGAGATCCAGGGCCTCACCAAGAAGTTCGAGGGCAAGGTCAACGACCTGGCCGAGAGGAAGTCGGGCGAGATCATGGAGTTCTGA
- the pyrH gene encoding UMP kinase, giving the protein MDSSVSTGKPAFRRILLKLSGEGFCRPGEGGISVEEVSRIARQVSRVASLGVEIAVVVGGGNILRGAQLSRGSDVIKEATAHYMGMTATVINGLALQDALEHQGCETRLLTTIRMDEIAEPFIRRRALSHLAKGRIVVLATGTGSPFVTTDTAAALRGKELGVEVLMKATRVDGVYSADPEKNPHAILYESLTYDQVLRDELKVMDMTAIGMCMENRLPILVFNFKKDGNIERAVCGEPLGTWVAAKSRPRAGAAADA; this is encoded by the coding sequence ATGGACTCCAGCGTCTCGACCGGGAAGCCCGCCTTCCGCCGCATCCTCCTGAAGCTCTCGGGCGAAGGCTTCTGCCGCCCCGGCGAGGGGGGCATCAGCGTCGAGGAGGTCAGCCGGATCGCCAGGCAGGTCTCGCGGGTCGCCTCGCTCGGCGTCGAGATCGCCGTGGTCGTCGGCGGCGGCAACATCCTCCGCGGAGCGCAGCTCAGCCGGGGCTCCGACGTCATCAAGGAGGCCACCGCCCACTACATGGGCATGACGGCCACCGTCATCAACGGCCTCGCCCTCCAGGACGCCCTGGAACACCAGGGCTGCGAGACCCGCCTGCTGACGACGATCCGCATGGACGAGATCGCCGAGCCGTTCATCCGCCGCCGCGCCCTCTCGCACCTGGCCAAGGGCCGGATCGTCGTGCTGGCGACCGGCACCGGCAGCCCCTTCGTGACCACCGACACCGCCGCCGCCCTCCGCGGCAAGGAGCTGGGCGTCGAGGTCCTGATGAAGGCCACCCGGGTCGACGGCGTCTACTCGGCCGACCCCGAGAAGAACCCCCACGCCATCCTCTACGAGTCGCTGACCTACGACCAGGTGCTCCGCGACGAGCTGAAGGTCATGGACATGACGGCCATCGGCATGTGCATGGAGAACCGCCTGCCGATCCTCGTCTTCAACTTCAAGAAGGACGGCAACATCGAACGCGCCGTCTGCGGCGAGCCCCTCGGCACCTGGGTCGCCGCCAAGTCCCGCCCCCGCGCCGGCGCCGCCGCCGACGCCTGA
- a CDS encoding translation elongation factor Ts, with protein MAAITAQAVNEFRKKTGLGLMECKKLLTEADGDLAKAETLAKERGLKQAELRAGRAAKAGRVEAYIHHDSKSGVLVELNCETDFVARNDEFKQLAKDLALHVMASNPKYVRREDVPEEAVAEQKRIFMSQVGDKPVNIQEKIATGKLDSWYAESVLMDQPFIRDDSKSVKDVIIAVNARTGENISVARFARFIVGEER; from the coding sequence ATGGCCGCGATCACGGCTCAGGCTGTCAACGAGTTCCGCAAGAAGACCGGGCTGGGCCTGATGGAGTGCAAGAAGCTCCTGACCGAAGCCGACGGCGACCTCGCCAAGGCCGAGACCCTGGCCAAGGAGCGCGGGCTCAAGCAGGCCGAGCTCCGCGCCGGCCGCGCCGCCAAGGCCGGCCGCGTCGAGGCGTACATCCACCACGACTCCAAGTCGGGCGTCCTGGTCGAGCTGAACTGCGAGACCGACTTCGTCGCCCGCAACGACGAGTTCAAGCAGCTCGCCAAGGACCTCGCCCTGCACGTCATGGCGTCCAACCCGAAGTACGTCCGCCGCGAGGACGTGCCCGAAGAGGCCGTCGCCGAGCAGAAGCGGATCTTCATGAGCCAGGTCGGCGACAAGCCGGTCAACATCCAGGAGAAGATCGCCACGGGCAAGCTCGACTCGTGGTACGCCGAGTCGGTCCTGATGGACCAGCCGTTCATCCGCGACGACTCGAAGAGCGTCAAGGACGTGATCATCGCCGTCAACGCCCGGACCGGCGAGAACATCTCGGTCGCCCGCTTCGCCCGCTTCATCGTCGGCGAGGAGCGCTGA